One genomic segment of Candidatus Edwardsbacteria bacterium includes these proteins:
- a CDS encoding DUF58 domain-containing protein — protein sequence MTTVQDSLSPDFIAQIKGLDIKARLVVEGFLTGLHKSPYHGFSVEFAEYRSYMPGDEIKRIDWKALARSDRYYVKEFEEETNLKAYILLDSSASMGYYKKGGVSKYQYGACLAAALSLLLLNQHDAAGLATFREGISNFMAPSSRRSHWRQMLELLDREIPAGKTDFERIFYDLAGHLKRRGLIILISDLWDGSNAVLKALKHFRHLKHEVLLFHLLDHDELALPFSGELDFEDMESGERIQLDMASAAPEYRRAVVRWREGLNRECRKDFIDYVPLDTKTPFDKALLSYLHKRQRLG from the coding sequence ATGACCACAGTTCAGGACTCACTGTCCCCTGATTTTATAGCCCAGATAAAGGGGCTGGACATCAAGGCCCGGCTGGTGGTGGAGGGCTTTTTGACTGGCCTGCATAAAAGCCCCTATCACGGTTTTTCGGTGGAGTTCGCCGAGTACCGCTCCTACATGCCGGGAGACGAGATAAAACGGATAGACTGGAAGGCCTTGGCCAGGAGCGACCGTTATTACGTCAAGGAATTCGAGGAGGAGACCAATCTAAAAGCCTACATACTGCTTGACAGTTCAGCCTCGATGGGTTACTATAAAAAGGGCGGCGTGTCAAAATATCAGTATGGCGCCTGCCTGGCGGCAGCTTTGAGCCTATTGCTGCTGAACCAGCATGATGCGGCCGGCCTGGCCACCTTCCGGGAGGGCATCAGCAATTTCATGGCCCCCAGCTCCCGGCGCTCCCACTGGCGGCAGATGCTGGAGCTGCTGGATAGGGAGATCCCGGCGGGCAAGACCGATTTCGAAAGGATATTTTACGACCTGGCCGGACACCTTAAGCGGAGGGGGCTGATAATCCTGATCTCCGACCTGTGGGACGGCTCCAACGCCGTGCTTAAGGCCCTGAAGCATTTCCGGCATCTTAAGCACGAGGTGTTGCTGTTCCACCTGCTGGACCATGACGAGCTGGCCCTGCCGTTTTCGGGCGAACTGGATTTTGAAGATATGGAGTCCGGAGAAAGGATCCAGCTGGATATGGCCAGCGCCGCCCCGGAATACCGGAGGGCCGTAGTGAGATGGCGGGAGGGACTGAACCGGGAGTGCCGGAAGGATTTCATAGATTATGTTCCGCTGGACACCAAAACCCCTTTTGATAAGGCCCTATTATCTTACCT